GGTATGATGTGAGAAAAATTGATGCCATCTCTCCATTACAACCATCGATCCCTGTGTACTGCAACGACAATTTCACTCATTTCAGTTTCACATAATCAACAATTATAACAAATGGTACAAGCTCTAGGGATATAATAACAACAAAAAAAGTGCCAAGTACTCTTAATATAGCATCTGATTAGACAGTTATGATGAAATTCTCCGGATTATAGTGACTCACCtatcaaaatcataaattctcTCATCATTACAAATGCGAAATATAAAACAATACTCAAGACTTTAAATTATCCATGGACATGTTAATCTCCCAAAGGTATGACAACCAAAGCCTGGGACGGCATCAGCAGAACATGGTAAATAGCTAATTCATTTAAACAAACTATGCAAGAAACAAGGAAACAATAAATCATCGATATCCTAAAATCATAACCATTAGTCACTATCAAATTCAAACTCAGACGGATTGTAATTGGACCCAAGCATCTGTGACATACTTTCAAAAATTTTTTCCATGGCAATATCTTGGATGGGCATTATCCACGTCTAgcaaaatcttcttcatatattATGAGTCGCAATAACAAACCTGAAAGAAAGTTTCAAACACTAGCCTCACAGTTACAGAATTCTCCTGCCCACGCAGTCTTTTGGGCATATAATGTGTGAGATGAATAACCAATAATAATGCCCCCTGGGGATCTAGGACAAGAAACTCATCTTAAATTGCAGCCCGGCTTACAGGTGTTACAGTTCCAAACACCACAGCATACCAGAATAAGTTGCAACCAAATATCTGCAAGGTTAAATTAAGTCTAGAGGGAAGggaattttaaatatcattcaTTTTCAACTTACATGGCCTTCCAGTAAAGATTCTTTAGGAATGCAATGATTCTAAGCACAGCAGCAAAGCCACCAGAAACGAATGGGATAAACGTTGCAATAATAGTCGAGATAGGAGAAGGAACCTGCTTTAGATAACTATGCTGCCATTCATCCGGTGCTTGAACAAATGGTCAGCCTGCAAAATCATATGAAAATGCTAAATATTTAAATAGCAAAAATAAAAGTGAGCTGGCATTTGCCCAAAGTAGCCCTATGTTCAATTACACCAAGATAAATATCTCCTTTTTACCCTCCCCTTGCTCCTGTTCCCATATCCTGCAATAAAACTGGGAGCATCCAGGAGGGGATAAAAAGCTCCCTTCTGGCGCCAATAATCGAGACTTGATATTTTGAGGAGATTGAGAATTTTGAGAAATttgtttgaaaaaatcaaaaggGTGGAGGTATTTGTAGgagaaaatcgaaaaaaattgCAACGGAAGACCGCCGGTCCAGGTCGAGCCGGCTGGTTGACCGTTGCAAAACGGCCACGTCATTGATTATCAATGACCACAAAATCATGGCCGTTGATttcaaaaacaataatttaaaaaaaaaaaaaccggcAGATCAACGGGTTATCTACCCGTAAACCGTTATCTGACCGCCTTAGGGCGGTTCCCGTCATGGTTGCCCTTGGTCAGGCGCAATGGGGAAATATcgaaaataatagaaattttatATGCAATTTATCTAAGAATTCCAGATCAGCCCCCTCCTCCCCAAATTCCATTGAACCATTCAGTCTCTTAATCCCACCTCCTCTACCTGGAACTCCTAGTCAGTCCTTAAAATGTGCGAGAGTATATAGGTTACCTGTTAAACATGCTTTCCAGAATGCACCAATTCAAGATCCGTTCTGGGGTCTTTGGCAGTACAAGATGACGCCGAACAGCACCTGGAATCCATGTGGATACTGGGAATACAAGAACTCCTTTATTAAGCATTCTAATCACGTAATTCTCCTTGCGACCTTGCCCGTCAGTATACCGTGAATGGAAAGATCCTTGACAACACATAACTGCCGCACATTTTGAACTTGAGCAACCCTTTCCAGTATCAATGCCCATTAATAAGTCTGCAATTCATTATCTGCCTGCCGCATGGAGACTGCATAAAGATATCAATTTGGTATAATCAACAGAAACCCACATGTATAAACAAATTTAAGCATGGAGAAATAAAAGGAGGAATCATCGATTCATAAAAGAACTTTATGTGATTTAAAACCACCTTATCTTGTCTATCCACACCTAGTGTAAATAAAAGGTATTTTCCTCAGAGCAAAATAGTTTCAAATGCTTGAGCAACTATTTACCCATCATTTCTGTTTCAAATTCAAAGTGAGAAAAGGCACCATTTTTCCTCCCTAGACTCATAAAACCAATACATCAAAGTCAACCACACGAAACCAGAAAGAaagcaaatacaaaaataatcaaAGAAATGGAAACATTAAACCCAACTAACATACAACTCGAAGAGAAACTTACCCCAAATCCAATAAAAATTATCGGCAGACCATCGGCCAAGCAAgtgaattttcaagaaataatattatttctttaCAAGGGAAAAAATAATTCTTCCTCTCAAGTCTCAACCATGTCCAAGTTTTCAATGGGGCCCAAGTGAATTTCCTTTACAATGGGCCTAAGGCAGTCCAACTCCTTAGCCCATCTATGTGGATATGCTTCATCGTCCCTTTCGGCCCAAATTTAACAAACCTAACGAAAAAGGTCAAATTACACAATCACCCTTCCTCATCTTCCCGCGGGAACCTTTGGCGCCGAGAAGACACCCGCGCACCTTCGCATATATCAGTATAGCACTCCCTCCATCTCACCTTCACTGTGTGTCTGAGCTATGGAATCTGCTAAATCTTCGTTGCTGAATGTGTGTAAGTCGAAGAAGCCGCTCCATTCATCTTCGGGTCCACGGAACCGGAAGATCTCGGGCTCCGACTCGAATCCATGGACTGTCAAAACTCCCGGGAAGACAGCTGATCCGCCTCGCCGTATGCGCCACCCTAGTGCGGCAATGTCGATTAAAGAAATCAGGGAGGCGGCGCTAAAGCTGCGGGAATCGGGTTCCGGCCAGAGTACAAATCCTGGCCCGGTCGTTGGATCAACAAACGAGCATTTTGATACCTGGTCTGAATCTGCGGCCACTGTTAAGCAGAAAAAGAAACCCGCTGATGGAGAGATTAAGCTTCCGGAAAAGTAAGTGAATGCCGTAGCTATTGTATGCTAAATCAAAGGCGTGTTgtatttttgtatatgttgTGAATTTGGGGACTCTGAAAATGATCTAGAATGCTGTGACTGGTTTTGGATAATGAAATTAAATGCTTTATGATACATGTGTTTCAGGTATGAACTATTGGATAATTTTTTCAATAGCTTGGATAGCTCGCTCCGGCTTCTACAGTTGAAGAGATCAGCAACGTTATTTACTAATGTTAGACCCCAAGTAGAAACTTTAACCGATAGGTGTGCAAGATCGGATTAAAGAGTTCTCTTTTcactttttcatttattatcTTTTTTGTGCTggcaaattgatttttttattttttggtatgGACAAAATTTCAGAAGGTTTACACATAGCCATTTAGCTCAACTGAAGTTTATCATGCCGGATGTCATTGAGATTGAGAAGGTTCTTAGGCGTGATGAGCGCACTTGCTGTGTTAAGCCTGATCTTCGTATCAGTTTGAATGTTAAAGCCATTGGGGATGGAAGTAATGCTAAATCTGATAGTCGAAATGTGCAGCAGCTGAGGAAAGTCTTCCGTGCTCGGCTAGTTGAATTCTACAAGTCCCACCTGGTGGTACAAAATTTACTTGCCAAGTAGCCTATGAATTGCATGTGATGTTAGCTCCTTTTATGggtatatataaaaattttaatgtgaTTTTAGATATGAAGCAAACTTATAGTTGGCACCACATGCCAAGATGGTGGTGTTCATTAATGTGATCATTGGTACTCTGCATAATTTGGTTTTCTATGTGGAGAATTGCTTGGTtcatttgtatttcatcaattTGTGCACGGTTTTCATATCACTATGATTCCTTGTATCATGTCAAACTGAATTCATGGTGGAAAAGTATTCCACCACGTGATGCATCATAATCTGATTTCATGTGACTTATGTTATGAATAAGCTATGCAGGCAGGCTAGGAAATCCGACCTTTTGGTCAGGTTGGCTTACAGCGCTAGAATAATGTGTACTGGGAATTCTTTGCTTCATTTGGTTGCCAAAaccttgaaaaataaaaatcttattGTAAGCTTGTCAAGATAGCTGTTTATCCTGTTGTCGGTTGCCAGTTACTGCTTCTGCTATTCTACATGAATTTATGTGACTGATAGACTGTGCATCTGCTTCAGGGAGATGATGTCCCTGAGGATGAGCTGCCTGAACCATTCAATAGATTGAAGGAAGATTATTCTAGGAACTTGGTTTGCGCCTCAGCTTCATCTCCGACAATTGAGACACCTGACGTGGGATTATTGCTTGGAGACTCATCCAAAGCATCACATATGTCTCTATCGTTTAGGAGAAGCTTCTCACGGGGCTCAATGCACACTGCAGAAAATCTGAGGCAAGAAAAGTCAGTTATCGATGTCCATGTTTTGGTTGATTCAGAACCCAAGTCTGTTCAAAGTTTTTCCGAGAATGCAAGTAGCCCATTTTCTGTCGATTTTCCTTCCGAATCCTCATCTAATGAGGCAGCTTCAGCTCATGTACCACCATCGATCCTTCTTGACACCCACACCCCAGTAAAAAGTGTAAATTTGGCCAAGAATGAAGATGGCTCCTGTACTCTCGGAACTCCGGTGGAACTTTGCTCTACTCCAGCACAGCTGATATGTTCTACGCCCATGCTTCAACCGCCTAAGAGATGTTGCAGGAGCCCAAATGAAGAGTCATCTGGAGCAATGAGCAAACTAGTCAGGCGCCCACCCCCGAACAGGCCTCTGAAATTCGACACACCTGTTAAGATCGCAAATGCTAACAATAAGCTTAGCAGAAGTACATGTGGAAATTTATCAGCCAGTGGCGAAATCTTTGACATTCTTCCAGAGGCTCTTTTACAATCAGTAAGCTCGTATTGCTTGGGTGACACGCcacaaatcaaaatatttgacaTACATATcaactatttattttaataaagatATCAGCTAATGTAGATATAACTTTTGTCTACATCTACAGATACAAGAAAAGGAGAAGAAGGCATTAATGGAGCGTGATCCAGCCATCTCACAAGCGAAGTGGAGGCTGCAAATGATCGCGGGCTTGCCCAAACTCTTTAACATGATTTATTTCCTGTTTCAATCTATTAGACGTTCTGTCCTCACAAAAGAGGAGCTCATTCAGAAGATAATAGCTGGCAATATGGATGTGGTTGACAGAAGTAAGCTCGATTTCTAACAAGGAACTTCTTAATCTTTTCATATTGCAAAAATCGAGTATCGGCTGAATCATGTAATACCATCACAGGGGAGGTAGAAGAACAACTTAGATTGCTGCAAGAACTTGCTCCTGAATGGATTCATGAAAAATCAGCATCTAGTGGAGATCTTCTTGTATGGTAAGTTTTGCAAATACTCCATCACTCAGCAGTTATTCCTCAAATCATaaagttttttttgtaaaagtataaGTTTCGTATCTCAGCCCAAGCTCAACTGGTTTGATGTGTGAGGTTCAGCATTATATTACGGTTTACAAATATCTTCTTATTTTGCAGTATCAACAAGATATCAAGTCCTGAATCCATTCGGGCTAGACTCGCCGAGGCCAAGTGAGAACTGGCAAGGAAACAAATCAAGTTCTGTGTCAACTTTTTCTAGATGTTGTTCTTGCCCCCCACAGTGATTTGAATAACATGGTGTTTCAATTGTCCGCTGcttgtatatatttattttgtgtcATCGTGGTAATCCATCAGTTATCTCTCATCAAACCTTTTTTCCTCAGTTTAACTGTTTCAAAGTGCAAAATTGTCGTTGGCTAATTAAGGCGAAGTTGATTGAAGTGATTGGCGATGGTGAAATAAGATTTCCAGAATGACCcaatatttctaaaatataattttatttaatttggatCGGATAGCTTGGGTCGTGAATTTACATagttaatcataaaaattaatacggATGGATGACTttggacaaaaaaaaattacaaatataacTCGCAAAATACTACGGAAACTGTCAATTAACAGTATCAAACTCCAACTGAGCActtggttttatttttatggtttttttaaaaaaaattatttgtatgtttttttaatcAGCATAAAGATGAATCCAATTGTTCCAATTCTTGAAGTAATCGCCTTTGCTTTGTCTTTCTTGACAGTTACATCACACAATGCAACATAAAATTGCACCAAAAGATCCTCTAAGATAGAACAAGTGAAGCATGAGGCAAAGGGAATTGCTGGAATTTAGAACTCCTCAGCACCCTTCATTCGGCAGCAACAATTGGGGTGGCGCATCTCCTTTACTAGCAAGAAACATCCCCAAGGCATCATTGGATCAGAGGTATTTACGCCTCAACACCATTAGAGATCGCGACCAAGTCTTCCCTTCGACCACCATTGAAGAAGCCATCTTCAGCTCTCCACCAGCTGCCACCATTGGAGATGAAATTTTCAGCTTCTCAAAGGTTGATGAACCAGCCAAGTGTGAATATCCAGCTGCACCACGTCGAAAAGGGATAATAGGAAGATTGATTTGGAGACCTCGAAAACGGAGTGTAATGTTGGGTTCATTCTCAAACTCGAGATCTAAATGGTTACCCAAAATGGATTCCAAGAGGAGATGGCCTAATGGCTGGTGCTGATTTTGGTTTCAACTTATCACACCTTGTTAAATTTCTTCATCTGAATTCCATTCATGAAGATTCTTCTTAGGATCATTTCTAGCTTCTTTTGTAcctcttgataaataatcagACTTGTATTTGAAAGAGagtattttaaatattcttaTATAAG
This sequence is a window from Primulina huaijiensis isolate GDHJ02 chromosome 13, ASM1229523v2, whole genome shotgun sequence. Protein-coding genes within it:
- the LOC140991755 gene encoding CDT1-like protein a, chloroplastic; translation: MESAKSSLLNVCKSKKPLHSSSGPRNRKISGSDSNPWTVKTPGKTADPPRRMRHPSAAMSIKEIREAALKLRESGSGQSTNPGPVVGSTNEHFDTWSESAATVKQKKKPADGEIKLPEKYELLDNFFNSLDSSLRLLQLKRSATLFTNVRPQVETLTDRRFTHSHLAQLKFIMPDVIEIEKVLRRDERTCCVKPDLRISLNVKAIGDGSNAKSDSRNVQQLRKVFRARLVEFYKSHLVGDDVPEDELPEPFNRLKEDYSRNLVCASASSPTIETPDVGLLLGDSSKASHMSLSFRRSFSRGSMHTAENLRQEKSVIDVHVLVDSEPKSVQSFSENASSPFSVDFPSESSSNEAASAHVPPSILLDTHTPVKSVNLAKNEDGSCTLGTPVELCSTPAQLICSTPMLQPPKRCCRSPNEESSGAMSKLVRRPPPNRPLKFDTPVKIANANNKLSRSTCGNLSASGEIFDILPEALLQSIQEKEKKALMERDPAISQAKWRLQMIAGLPKLFNMIYFLFQSIRRSVLTKEELIQKIIAGNMDVVDRREVEEQLRLLQELAPEWIHEKSASSGDLLVCINKISSPESIRARLAEAK